One Vanessa atalanta chromosome 20, ilVanAtal1.2, whole genome shotgun sequence genomic window carries:
- the LOC125071687 gene encoding ectonucleoside triphosphate diphosphohydrolase 5 has protein sequence MGKFNTYRYLELKDDTSASHINIRARTLKQPRRLKKIFIFLLVLALCVTYFLGLFAGQAQWFDGLAKSLGYESVYHHAVIIDAGSSGTRVLAYRFRVPFTVFGQPNLDLVDEFWEETKPGLSSYVDDPEKGADTIVQLVRQAAHLVPAERRRDTPLIVRATAGLRLLSPQKAQMLIDEVSKAISKLGYHVDKNSVEIMDGSDEGIFIWYTVNLLHNLIGSGTMAALDLGGGSTQITFEPREEDRKLFPPADLYVVPAGATNVTLYTHSYLKLGLLAARYGIFRLEANDNDTNEFVSVCVDPIVQREKWTYANRQYIISGAARADGAKREAVYARCHGAARRYVARTAGAAPPLPPHGAVAAMSYFYDVAADAGLIDVMRGGAVSAAQYRAAALRACSASNVEQPWACVDLVYVHTLLQDVFKIRDAEPVSLFKKVNGHEVSWALGLAYTSIMNKMASAPEA, from the exons ATGGGAAAATTCAATACCTACAGGTATTTAGAG ttaaaaGATGATACCTCAGCGTCACATATCAACATAAGGGCTAGAACCTTAAAGCAACCGAGaagattaaagaaaatatttattttcctccTAGTACTAGCCCTAtgtgttacatattttttgg GACTGTTCGCGGGGCAGGCGCAATGGTTCGATGGCCTAGCGAAGAGTCTTGGCTACGAGAGTGTCTATCACCACGCGGTGATCATAGACGCAGGGTCTTCAGGGACCAGAGTACTGGCTTATAGGTTTAGAGTACCATTTACAG tATTCGGACAACCAAATTTGGACCTAGTGGATGAATTTTGGGAAGAGACAAAGCCGGGTCTATCGTCCTACGTCGATGACCCAGAAAAg GGCGCGGACACCATCGTGCAGCTGGTGCGGCAGGCGGCGCACCTGGTGCCGGCCGAGCGGCGCCGCGACACGCCGCTCATCGTGCGCGCCACGGCCGGCCTGCGCCTGCTGTCCCCGCAGAAGGCGCAGATGCTCATCGACGAAGTCTCCAAGGCTATATCCAA ATTGGGCTACCACGTTGATAAAAATAGTGTAGAAATCATGGACGGTTCTGACGAGGGAATATTCATTTGGTATACAGTCAACTTATTGCATA ACCTGATCGGGAGCGGGACGATGGCGGCGCTGGACCTGGGCGGCGGCTCCACGCAGATCACGTTCGAGCCGCGCGAAGAGGACCGGAAGCTGTTCCCCCCCGCCGACCTGTACGTCGTGCCGGCCGGCGCCACCAACGTCACTCTCTACACGCACAG TTACTTGAAGCTGGGTCTGCTGGCGGCCCGGTACGGCATCTTCCGGCTCGAGGCCAACGACAACGACACGAACGAGTTCGTCTCGGTGTGCGTCGACCCCATCGTGCAGAGGGAGAAGTGGACGTACGCGAACAGGCAGTACATTATCAG CGGCGCGGCGCGAGCGGACGGTGCCAAGCGCGAGGCGGTGTACGCGCGCTGCcacggcgcggcgcggcgctaCGTGGCGCGcacggcgggcgcggcgccgcCGCTGCCGCCGCACGGCGCCGTGGCCGCCATGAGCTACTTCTACGACGTGGCGGCCGACGCCGGCCTCATCG ACGTGATGCGCGGCGGCGCGGTGTCGGCGGCGCAGTACCGCGCGGCGGCGCTGCGCGCGTGCTCGGCGTCCAACGTGGAGCAGCCGTGGGCGTGCGTGGACCTGGTGTACGTGCACACGCTGCTGCAGGACGTCTTCAAGATCCGCGACGCCGAGCCCGTGTCG TTGTTCAAGAAAGTGAACGGCCACGAGGTGTCGTGGGCGCTGGGCCTCGCGTACACGTCGATCATGAACAAGATGGCGAGCGCGCCGGAGGCGTAG